Part of the Vigna radiata var. radiata cultivar VC1973A chromosome 11, Vradiata_ver6, whole genome shotgun sequence genome is shown below.
CCAATGCTGATGATCTTCCTCCTATTGTGTTGGTTCATGGGATTTTTGGATTTGGCAAAGGGGTATGCCCCATTGCTTTTATTCCCTTCTTTTCCTCTCAAGTTTTACCCTTTTCATGCTATTATTCTGTTTCTCTTTGACACGGTTCTTTTTCACAGAGATTGGGAGCTTTGTCGTACTTTGGTGGGGCGGAGAAGAAAGATGATAGAGTTCTTGTCCCTGATTTGGGCTCTCTCACCAGTATCTATGACAGGTGGGTTATTCAGGCGTAACTGCTTCGTTTTGGGGTTTTTCCGATTCAACGTTTGTCTTGTGTACCTGTTCTACGCTTGTTCTGTTTTGCAACATTTCTGAAAAGGGTTCCCTTGTTTTTCTTTGGCCTCAGGGCTCGAGAATTGTTCTATTATTTAAAAGGCGGGCAAGTTGATTACGGTGAGGAGCATAGCACGGCCTGTGGACACTCGCAATTTGGAAGAATCTATGAACAAGGTTTGAAGATCTTGATGTTCTGTTTGGTGTTGCTGTTGTTCTAGTTTTTGTAATTTGTGATGTTTTATGAAGAAAATGTGTTTCGTTGCTGTTAATGGCATGCAGGGCATTACCCTGAATGGGACGAGGATCACCCTATTCATTTTGTTGGACACTCAGCAGGTGCACAAGTTGTTCGTGTCTTGCAACAAATGCTTGCTGACAAGGTTGGTGCTAATGGTTTCCCGTGCTTTTTTCATCTTTCCTTCTTTCTCTAAAGggttttatttattcatttaatttttttttttttcgtattttttattgtttgatgttCATACTGTCTTCAGACATTCAAGGGGTATGAAAACAGTTCAGAGAACTGGGTATTAAGTATCACCTCCTTATCTGGAGCATTTAATGGGACTACAAGAACATACACAGATGGCATGCAGTGAGTTCTTGTCAGCTTTTCCTTATAATTAAAGTTGATTTCTATTAGCtgtctttatttaattttattgccTTCAAATGGGGGGGTTGTTGAGAGAGCATGCAGTATTAATTCCTAtaagaaatgaatgaaaaacAGATAAACAACAAGGAAGATGCATGTAACAGCTCTTTTAAGCAGATTATCTACATTCTTGCTTTAACTGAATTTCATGAGCTGTCTCCAGGAAAAAGCATGATAATTAGAATCAATATCTTGTTAATTATTAGTGATGGCTACAATGGGCAAACTAAATGCTAAGCTAGGGTATAATTTGAGATTGTTTCAGGCCGGAAGATGGGAAAACATTGAAACCTATTTGCCTGCTACAGCTTTGCCGCATTGGAGTGATTATATATGATTGGTTTGACATTGCCTGGCTGAAGAACTACTACAATTTTGGGTTTGATCACTTTAACATGTCATGGAGAAAGATGGGTCTATGGGGTCTTGTCGATTGTCTATTGGGGAATGCGGGTCCATTTGCTTCAGGAGATTGGATCCTCCCTGATCTTACAATTCAAGGCTCTATAAAACTCAATTACCACCTACAAACGTTTCCTAACACATACTACTTCAGCTATGCTACCAAGCGCACAACGAAGATCATGGGCGTTACAGTTCCTTCAAGCATACTTGGAATTCACCCCATGCTGTTCCTAAGAGTTCTGCAGATGAGCCAGTGGTGTTTTCCTCCAGATGTTCCTCCCCCTTACAAGGGATACAGGTTGGTTTTTaaagacaatatatatatatatatatatatatatatatatatatatatatatatatatatatatactattacAGTACTAATTTGCAACTTGGGTTAAGCTTGATgaatcaatcaacaaaatgttACTTTTTCTGATGCAGGGATGAGGACTGGCAAGACAATGATGGAGCACTAAACACAATATCCATGACTCATCCTCGCCTACCAATTGAACACCCCAACTGCTTGGTTGAGAAGGAATCAGACTGCAAACCTTTACAACCTGGCATCTGGTCCGTAAAACTAGCACCCTATATACTTTTTTCCAATAATAATTCATAACATACTCAATCCTGTAGCCTTAGGCTTAGCTTTGCATTATTTCCTTATATCTACAACCATTATATGGTCTACTAAATTGCATCAGAGATATCATCAGTATAGTGCAGTGACCTCTTTTTATAAGCTGCATTAAGAACATCTTTGATagggatttcttttttttctggttGCAAATAACCTGTTGAATAAATGCTTTCGAAATGAAAAGTTTTTGTTGTgtattattgatgaatttatgGTATTTTGATGGAACAGGTACTACACATATGTGAAGGGTGATCACATACTATTCATTATCAATCGGGAGAGAGCAGGAGTGCAGTTTGACTTAATCTATGACAGTATTTTCGAACGGTGTAGGAAACACGTCTTTAGGAAGAAGCCTCCAACAATGCCGAATGAAATCAGCCATTAGCACATAATTCTATACTCTCCTTCATTCAACTAAAAGAGACATATTCACCTTtgtaaatgtaaatattttccCAGCTTTTCACCTCAGTTTTATGCCACCATTCTGTATTTTGTAGGATTGTGTGATATGTATCAGAGGCCATAGTCAATAGAATATCACAATCACTATAGTGTACACAATTGTTGTCTCAGTATAAATACCACAAtttgttcaaattttaattttcaaagacTGTGCTATAAACCTGGAACCTCTGCAATGTCAATATCCAacactttgtttttttcaaaCACGTGGCTTTTTCTTACAACGCAAAGTCtataatttcctttctttttgtgGTAGATACTTTGCCACATGTAAATATACACAAAATTTTGGTTTCAGTTGCTGATCGATAAGGAGGAAACTAAACtgatattgtaaattttttacactttccacaacaacaaaaaaaacaatactTATTTGATAactaatttcataatatatatatatatatatatatatatatatatatatatatatatatatatatgtatttgcagttaaaagtaaagtaatataattaaatattaatatattaaattgtgtCAAAGggttgttttgtatttttttttatagatgttCAAATATCTTTATCCAATCTTCAAATACTTGACAATTATTTCATAGTAATGTTtagttataactttttattataaatgaacaaagaagtattaaatataaatagaattttaagtGGTGGTTGCTGTGCTTTCTTTAGAACTTTTACAAATTcagatttctatttttttttaatttcttaataggattatttttcaaatatgtaaTAAGTTGctataattatgttattaaaatttaatattatgacATAAAGTCttaaatgtatttaataattaaaattctcatttatataataaaatttaatcattattaatttcacgataaataattaaacattcaaCTGTAATTTTAAAAGCTACTTATTATTTCAAATGAAGACGTGCTTGTGTCTCAcgattttggtatttttttttttaaataccaAAGTCGTAAAGAAGACTAACAACTTTCATGTCTGGACCATATAAAGATATATGCAGTTGGACACCTATAATTATGGACCACATATTcgtctctattttttttttttaattatttaaacatgaaaaaaacaaataggatttgttaacatgttttttaaataaaaattcaatatctTCACTATCTAAAATCGAAATAGTgagatttaaaatatactttatttttttagtttgctACATGATACATCCCATTAAATAACCTTCTTGAGTGAAATACACATGTCGcgtctttctaattttttatttaagtggAAGACAAACTGCCAGcaacattaaatttttcatcCTTTGGGAACCGTGTGGCAGCAGAGGGAATGAGAGCTTCCAGAAAGTGGAAAAGAGGTGGCAGGTAGGGAGTGGACCGAACGTCCTGTTTGGTGGCCATATTTAaagtgaaattttgaaaaatggtACCACTTTCTGCATGCAAACCCTTCGTCTTCAACCTCCAGAAAcctcattttctcctccttctctctaaaaaccTTCAACATTCTCTCTAGAATTATGACCACTTCTTCTCCTTCGATCACTAAACTCCTTTCAGATTAGTTATTCCCAGTGTCAAGCTCTTTCATTTGTACCGATCAGAATTTCAGTCGGACAACTTTGGAATTCTTGAAAGCCATAGGAGTAGTTGCTTAGAAGTTAGCGGGATttataaggtaagggaagcttataaatttaattaagaatgtttCATATGAAttgatgcatgtttttattgagtatatgtttgatgattttaatgGTATGTTGAAATATTGTATGTTGTTGTATAACATGTTTGATGTTGGGTATGGACTTAGTATAAATCTGTTAAACTTAGTGAAATACTGAAACTGTAACCaagggtcattaggaccgttcggtttccCAAAAGGATCGGTCTTGATTGAATTCCCTCTGTAGGAATCAGTTGATGACTGACCGGTTTTATGACACTTGTATTGGAACGTTAATACCTTGCTTAGTTAAGTCTTTCAAAACAAATCACCTATTTAAGAACGTTCGGTCTTATACTGAACATTCGGTCATTGAAGTATTCGGTTTTAAACTATCATTTGGTCATTTAAGCGTTCGGTCTTACActcttaatatttattgttgagTGTTAGGTCTTGAGAGTGCTTGGTCATATACTAGCATTCCAATTATTTAAGTTCTCGGTCTTACATTAATATTAGTTCCTTTGAAGAGTGCTTGGTCTTATACTAACACTTGATTTTtcaaagagtgttcggtcttgtactggcactcattttattgaagagaactccTTTTGATCATAAAAGCATTTGGTCAGAGTTGAAATGAGTATTCGGTTTTCCCTAAAAAGTTAATCATGTTGTTGACCGTTCGTTCATTCTCACGAATTATCTACATTTCTTGATCTTAAATAGTAATCGATTTCCTTCAGTGTTTGACCGTTCGATCACTTCCTAAAGTGTATTTCTACGTTCGGTTTTCTTCTTGGTATTTGACCGTTCAGTTATTTTCCTTCAGACCCTTGTTATATATTAACGAATTTATTCAGAATGAGTCTGTGTGTTACACAATgaaaatttaatcatatgaaatgAGAAAGATGAATTATATTATGAATCCTtttaagagaattccaaggaggaatatctttttgttgaaaattgatttggtaaagtatgaacatggctaAGTTAAGTTGTCGcttatcctgatattccgtgattacgcctactcaagtagagaagggtaactcatgcgtgggaatggcaggaggtcctttagcctcaaGGTATTTTTATACCGAGGTAGCtccactggactaacctcgggtggtgGTCTATTGAGTGTATCCCAACCAGGTCCACCCGGGTGCACAAACGTCGTAACTACATAGTTCATACCGTCCAGATAATGTCAgtagtgataatttatgatGTTGTTTACCGTTCGGTCTTTCATTGTTGTACTTGCATGATGGTTATATGATTTGGTTATGTTTTAATGTAtgttgaaaatgattaattaaatttacataagcttacccttattttctgTCATGCCTATGTTACCGTTCGGTCATAATCGTTCGGTTGTTCTcttcattgcaatgatcatccattggatgtgagcagagggcgACTTTGAAGATTCTTTGGAGGAAGCCTTGCAGACCGTTCAGCCTGAAGATAGTATAGGACCATCAGTCAATAGATTGTAAATAACTTTACTTACCTTTAACACCGTTCGGCCTAATTAGTATTTTGTTACGTCGTTCGATATATAATCTTTTGTAAAACCGTTCGGTTTATGTTTTGTATCAAACGTTCGGTCTTCATGTGTATATTATGCTCTTGTACAGTTTTAAGTCTTAGTGAAATTTCATGTTCCTTCATCTTCTTTCGCCTTATCCTCAACtgttgtttataattatttatgttaactcttagaataaattatagttttccatctatatatttattgggatgttacactacccgttatgattttattagaaattaatatcatgatttaaattatattaatatatttacaaatttatttaatggtttataattataatatgtttataatgtaaaaatatttcctATCGTAGTTATTATtgcaataatatataaaaaaaattatctgattctgtttttttaattcatttgctTTGTAAActttattgaattgaaaaattaaagtaataattgCACGATTGTCTTAATATTCCCAATTTTGTTTAGTTaccaaattcattttatttagaaaataaacctttttttaGCAAATAAACTAGTAACTATTGTGGTTAGTTTGCTGGATGGAAATATTTGCAAAGTCTCCAGCATACAGTGCAGTTTCTCTTTCGATTGCGATTGGAATTATATTAACCAGCTCATAAAAAGTCTTATTTGTTAAAATGGGgcagaaaaaagaaatgtatgttaaaaataaaaaagaaatcataaagGGAGGTGCAAGAGAGAATTTATGAAGTTTCTTGTCCCTAATTTGCTTCGGCCCAAATTCCGCTCTTAGAAGCCCAATTCTGCTACTGGCCCAACtaaatataaaaccaaaatgGAATGCATTGTAATATCTCGTTAACACTGTATTTTTTATCTCATCTTTATACATCATTCAACTCTCAATTCAGAGATATAAAAAAAACCTTTATGATGAAACTAGTTCTCGAAGGTTGAAAAAGCACCAAACTgtgataacaataaaaaataacgaatattttaattattaaaataatcgttTAACTTatgtgaatgaaaaagaatattttattaaaatcagtCAATAAGATTTTCCCACAACAACTAAATATCAAAGTTGAATACTTATATCGATagtataattaagaaaaaaaattatgatatatttaatataaattaaaatgagtttttaaaacgaaaggacataaaaaaaattagcattGGGTTTTCATCTCTTGGCTTGTGTACTTGgtatataaatatagttttcCCAAATTCATGAGAAGtcaaattttcaaagtttttgttgttgttttccaCACCATGAAATTGCTAAGTGCTGGCAATTTGTGCAACAAATTTTCTTGTGATGGTGAATACACACCATCCTCCCATGAGAATGTTCTTAAAAGCATCTCAAGCAGACAACAAGCTTGAAGTCCTACATTTCTTCTTCctaaacttatatttaatgTAATCTTTGTTCTTATACAACTCCcttcaatattaaaattcagcttacaattataattttgtgctttaatttaatctaaatatatatataaattttaattttaaacaattataaatcataaattgaattattatcATCAGGAGAGCGTggtcataattattttatttaataagtgtttaatattattaatgttgtgatattttatttcattttttgtccTTAAATTTCTTGAATGAGATACGACGAACACGTTCCCAGATTCTCACATGTTTTGAAACCAAACAGAAGCATGTGACCATTGATTAAGTAATGTTTATGTTGGTAAATGTGAATGAGAAGCATTAACGAGTAAAACCTAAGCAGTGATAATGAAATAGAAAAGGCAAAGGAGGAAGGAGAAATCATTGCTCTAGATTGTTCTGAAGAAGTTTAGTGAGAGAATGAGAAAGATAGAGGTGATGTGTATGTTGGGTGGGGGACAATATTAAGACAACAAAACCCACACTACCCCACATTTAATATTGGATAAAGATACTAGCACccaaattctaacaaatttttgacaccggaTACGTGTTATAAGCCAATTGGTTCGtgtgcttcaatttttttaaacattaaacataCGGATCAATTGACTTATAACACGTGTCTGAtgttaaaaatttgttagaattttggtgtcaaagtatcattatcataCAGTACTAAAATTATCAATCtacttttattttgaagtaCCAACACTtactcatattttattttatactttgtaGATAcggaattttatatatattaatgcaGTCAATAAAGGATTTATAactttatacattaaaaaataaatattaaataaattaaaaatattttagtaatttaaaataaaaataaatataattatacatgTTTTGGGCGTGGAGTTGAGATTAATGATATGAGAGTAATGTTGAACTTCAAGTCTTTAAGTCACCGTTCGGTGATATCTTGGTTCCATTCATTTGTCCAGCTAGGAGATTATGTGCATAAGGAACTTAGATATCCAAGTTAAAAAGATTCAGATACTGAAAGTATTAATTGTATATTGAATAGAGTAAGGTATCTTCTTGCTTTtcacttatatttatagattttgaaaataataaccTAATTACAATCCATGATAATAACACTTTAAGTTACTtagaattaatattattatcccTCTGAGCTAACTGTTCGATTTGTTTTTTGTCATATAATCATAAAgacatatgattaaatggtcaTACAAtgtaatatatgaataataaatattctttttattttaaatttaatcatgggattgaagaggaaaaaaaactTGAACAAAGTGGAGAAGAGAAAGCAGATTGAAGAAAGATATTTTAGTATCACTATggtgaaaataattattgtggTCATAAGTTAATCACACTTTTATTCCTAGAGAGAATATATAAGTGTTAATGTTTAGctcaaatattcttttagttttttttttcaaaaaataaatgtaatttgtttatattttttgaagtataatttttttattatggagTTTGGTGAAGTTatcatgtttttgtattttttttaataaattttcgtaatgaaaaatgatagatgaatgcaaaatagtgtcaaagttttttaaatttctttttgaaaaagtgtttttcacaaatatattttaaaactacaaAGTATCtacaatgttttatttatattcttatttgacagtttatatttcaaaaagtaAACTTTCAACAGTTGTTTTGTTGCGTTAAGAATTGTTTAATTGCTTTAGATTTGTgccacaatttttttaaattctcgTAAGTGTTTCActacttctttaatttttaataatcgtttcattaatattttctttcaatttttctttaaaccatttttcttttaaagttgttgagttttctcaaaaatagctaTAATATAAGCTTTTCTGAATTATATATCTTAAGTTTCACTCTTTTTTCAagatatataaaatcatttaagtcTTCTCAATTTTTATATCTAACATTCCATACTTCATtcaaattttaagtaaatttatcccattttaataattactcgAATTATACTCATTTATCTAATCTAAACATAATATTCTCTATTGACATCAGAGTGCGTTCTAATAATAATACACATGATTCgtatttatttattggtttaaacttctttttgtccctaagttatgagtggatgttcagtttagtcctcgttttttaaaatgtaaacctttggttcctaagttataaaaaatgtatcaaatgagtccttttttgacttgaaatattgtttacattttttataacttaaggaccaaaaatttacatttttaaaaacgggaactaaactgaacatccgcttataatttagggaccaaaaagaggtttaaaccttatttatttatttgtatttctaattaaaaaaatgtattaattactCGGATAATAAAGGTTTGTGCATAACTTAAagatatgtttatatatatatatatatatatatatatatatatNNNNNNNNNNNNNNNNNNNNNNNNNNNNNNNNNNNNNNNNNNNNNNNNNNNNNNNNNNNNNNNNNNNatatatatatatatatatatatatatatatatatatatatatatatatatatatatctcaaaTTTCACTTTTCCTTGAGACGCATAATGTTATtcaagtatttattttatatatcacacCATATCGATTTGTCTCATAATCAATTTACTTCACCTTAACAATTAATCCAAATATTCTCTATCAACATCATAGTAAGTTCATACAATACACCACGAGTATAAATTTATTTgccattttttataaaaattatttagtaattatttaaatagaaaaagagaaaattaacaaaagcaaatacaagctaaaaaaacataaaataacctaaaggaatggaagaaaaaacataaaataatagattCTAGACCTAGgaaaataactataatatattGACATAAAAAAGTTTTGGATTTTAAAACTAGGAAAAATTTGCGCATGCTAATTAACTGCGTATGGTGCATGGATTGTAAAATTAGGAAAAACTAAAtagaatgtttttattttcattttattattttaattttaagtataatttgttattatttcattaaatgtaTCATGATTATAAtgtgaatttatatattttatatttattctttttattttaatattttttcatgtgatgacattattaatgaattttaaattattaatataattaatatgtcaaaatttataatgataTCTAATGTgagttaaacattttataaaaataaagatgtaTTGCATAATTGTTCGGTCAGTCATATATTAACTAGTGAGCTTGGTTACAATGTTAAACAAGTCGGCTAGTGTCACACCAGTCCGGATAAACATCCCATAGCTCAAAGCCCACATCCTATGGCTCGGAGCACAAGTTACCGAGATCAGCCGATCACTGAACAGGCCGAGCAATTATGTACCAACCTGAATAGTCAATCACAACTTGACGAGTAGGTAACAAGCTTGATCGGTCCTAAATAAAATCACTCAGCCATGAACTGGATTGAGTATATTAGCCTtaaaattgatcaatttaaTAGTAAAGTATGATTACTTACAATTGGGCCGTAATTAGGTCAATGTTAATAAAAAGTTCACTatgaaacttataaataaatggataatgatatttagacaacatttttttgacaacatttgaacattgattatgtgtcaatctgtgattggtaaaaaattactccacaataatgtttatgattattattattgattgtggagtaattttttaccaatcacagattgacacataatcaatgttcaaatgttgtcagaaaaatgttgtctaaatatcattatccataaataaatgtttgaagTAAAGAGGTAGGTTATATGCATTTACTATTGCATTAATCAAAGCACCTCCTGTAGATACTCTCTGAACGATTTGGACGAACAATAGCTCATTTTCTGAATAATATTTAGACTTTAAATGATACAATGCAACCTGAACCGTTGACCTTAACTCCACATCTGAAACAAAATGTCtcttataaagagaaaaaatatgtaaataatagtACTTTATGGCAATGGGTTACTTAGTTGTAAATAAGGTTGAGGTGTTTAACCTAATATATTTGTCTGCAGCTAGTTAaatgcatatataatattattagagAAGACTACGCAAGAGAATTCATATACCTACTAGGTTGTACATGTGATGACTCACTCCATTAATAAAACCATTTCTTTATGGAAACTATCAAGGCCTAACACCTTTGACTCTGTAATGGCATTTTGGTCTCacgttttgattatttttacacaaattacttctaaaattgtttaaatgttTGTGTTTAAACATAATATGCAAACAATTTTATCTCCAATTAgcaatataaataacaaaaacgttttatcattttttaactttatgatgataaatagaaaggaaaaataagtaaataagtctaagttaaaaaaaagtataatacttatttttgtccctattttcgttagCTTTGTTTAGAGTGATCATCGACTTTTTCGGATGTTCAAAGTGGtctcaatttttgtaatttttattcaatttagtcattttctTC
Proteins encoded:
- the LOC106776297 gene encoding uncharacterized protein LOC106776297, with protein sequence MMRLWISYLQLLELFVSSLVHLLYGFYIFSTAVAGDLSQALNEYFRKPNVEDVEVKHGTSKANADDLPPIVLVHGIFGFGKGRLGALSYFGGAEKKDDRVLVPDLGSLTSIYDRARELFYYLKGGQVDYGEEHSTACGHSQFGRIYEQGHYPEWDEDHPIHFVGHSAGAQVVRVLQQMLADKTFKGYENSSENWVLSITSLSGAFNGTTRTYTDGMQPEDGKTLKPICLLQLCRIGVIIYDWFDIAWLKNYYNFGFDHFNMSWRKMGLWGLVDCLLGNAGPFASGDWILPDLTIQGSIKLNYHLQTFPNTYYFSYATKRTTKIMGVTVPSSILGIHPMLFLRVLQMSQWCFPPDVPPPYKGYRDEDWQDNDGALNTISMTHPRLPIEHPNCLVEKESDCKPLQPGIWYYTYVKGDHILFIINRERAGVQFDLIYDSIFERCRKHVFRKKPPTMPNEISH